The genomic region TCAGGCGAGCGCGCACCTCCGTGTGCTGGGCAGCTTTGGATTCGCGTGGGCGGGCATCTTCCACGTCCTTCGAACACAGCCCAACTTTCGCATCCACCTCGTGGCCGCCACCGTGGCCCTGGCGTTGGGCGTCGTGCTCCGATTTGGGCCAACCGAGCTGGCGGTGCTCCTCCTCACGATCGCTCTGGTGCTCGTCGCCGAGGCGGTCAACACGTCGGTCGAGGCGGCCGTAGACGCCGTCGGGGCCGCGCCGTCCGTGGCGGCAATGCACGCGAAGGATGCGGCGGCGGGCGCAGTCCTGCTGAGCGCCATCGCGTCAATCGCGATCGGGCTCGTCTTGTTTTTGCCGCGGCTCGCATCGGTGTTTCTGCGGATCGAGCCGAGATAGGGCACCCTCGGCGCCGACCGACTCGCGTGGGGCTGGAGCCTTCGTCCGGGTGAAAGGTTGAATCAGGCGCCGGCGGGCCGCGGCGCGGGTTCGTGCCACTGCCAGATCGCGGTCGCCCACGTGAGCCCGGCGCCGAATCCCATTAAGCCCACCATCGCTCCGTCGCTGAGTCGGCCCTCCGCGCGCGCGTCGTAGAGCGCGAGAGGAATCGAGGCGGCGCTCGTGTTGCCGTAGTGCTTGACGTTCGAATAGAAGAGCGACTCGGGCAGCTCGAGATTGTGCGCCACGGTCTGCAAAATTCGGTCGTTGGCCTGGTGCGCCACGATGAGGTCGAGGTCCGCGAGCCGAACGCCGGCTCGATCCGCCGCTTGCACAAGAGCGTCCGCCGGCGTCGTCGTGGAAAACCGGTACACCTGGTGGCCATTCATCCGAATGGCGTGCTCGTGCGCCGCGACCGTGTCGGCCGAGGGAGGCTTTCGCGAGCCGCCCGCCGGCACGTAGAGGTGTTTCGCCCCCCGACCGTCGGAGCCGAGAACGAACGACCGCAGGCCTCCTGCCCGATCCGTCGCCGAGACCAGCGCGGCCCCTGCGCCATCGCCGAAGAGGACGCAGGTCGTTCGATCGGTGAAGTCCAGCCAGCGAGAGAGGGTGTCGGATCCGATCACGAGCACGTGCTCATACGACCCCGATGCGATGAACTGCCCCGCGGTGACCAGCGCATAGACGAAGCCGGAGCATGCCGCGTCCAGATCATACGCGCCGGCCGCGGTAAGGCCCAGCGCGTCCTGAACCATGCTCGCGGTCGCCGGAAAGACCTGGTGGTCGGGCGTCGACGTGGCGACGATGACCAGGCCGACTTCGCTGGGCGGCACGCGGGACGCGGTCAGCGCCTCGCATCCGGCCTGGATCGCCATCGTGCCCGTGGTCTCGCCATCGCTCACGAAGCGCCGCTCGGCGATTCCCGTTCGGCTGCGAATCCATTCATCCGACGTATCGACGAACGTGCTCAGTTCGTCGTTCGACACGATCCTGGATGGCAACGACCGTCCGAGGCCGGAGATGCGCGCAAATCGCGACGCGCTCATTCGACGCGCACCGGTGGCAGCGCATCGGAACGCGGCTCGATGGCGAGGAGCGGCGCGTGCGCTGCGACGAGGGCTCCGCGCTCGACCAGGACCTGCCGAACGGTCCCCGCCTGGTCGGAGGCCACTTCGTTGAAGATCTTCATCGTCTCGATGAGTCCGATCACAGACCCGACCTCGACGGGGCTTCCCACGTCGACGAACGGCGCGGCTCCCGGCGAAGGGGCGTCGTACCAGACCCCGGTGAGGGGTGAACGTACGAAGTGGAGCGCCGTGTCGTCAGCGCCGGAGATCGCGGCCTCACGGCCAGGTGCGCCGGGCTCCGCGGGTGGGGACAACGGACGCGTTGGGCGACGGATCGCAACGCGCAGTCCGGTGACGCGAACGTCGAGCTCGGTGGTGTCGCTCTGTTCGACTGCGTCGATGATCGAGCGGACGACGGCGCTCCACGCATCGATGGGCCCCGCCCTCATCGACGGATCGTCGCTCACTGGTAACGTCGAAATACCAACGACGCGTTGTGGCCGCCAAAACCGAGCGA from Chloroflexota bacterium harbors:
- a CDS encoding diacylglycerol kinase family protein; the encoded protein is MAPDGSGVQHGMALPPSPQASAHLRVLGSFGFAWAGIFHVLRTQPNFRIHLVAATVALALGVVLRFGPTELAVLLLTIALVLVAEAVNTSVEAAVDAVGAAPSVAAMHAKDAAAGAVLLSAIASIAIGLVLFLPRLASVFLRIEPR
- a CDS encoding beta-ketoacyl-ACP synthase III, with the protein product MSASRFARISGLGRSLPSRIVSNDELSTFVDTSDEWIRSRTGIAERRFVSDGETTGTMAIQAGCEALTASRVPPSEVGLVIVATSTPDHQVFPATASMVQDALGLTAAGAYDLDAACSGFVYALVTAGQFIASGSYEHVLVIGSDTLSRWLDFTDRTTCVLFGDGAGAALVSATDRAGGLRSFVLGSDGRGAKHLYVPAGGSRKPPSADTVAAHEHAIRMNGHQVYRFSTTTPADALVQAADRAGVRLADLDLIVAHQANDRILQTVAHNLELPESLFYSNVKHYGNTSAASIPLALYDARAEGRLSDGAMVGLMGFGAGLTWATAIWQWHEPAPRPAGA
- a CDS encoding biotin/lipoyl-containing protein; translation: MSDDPSMRAGPIDAWSAVVRSIIDAVEQSDTTELDVRVTGLRVAIRRPTRPLSPPAEPGAPGREAAISGADDTALHFVRSPLTGVWYDAPSPGAAPFVDVGSPVEVGSVIGLIETMKIFNEVASDQAGTVRQVLVERGALVAAHAPLLAIEPRSDALPPVRVE